In the Candidatus Paceibacterota bacterium genome, one interval contains:
- the murB gene encoding UDP-N-acetylmuramate dehydrogenase: MTIQENIPLAQYTTFKIGGLARYFCVVTNETELIEAVKFAKSKKLHVFILGGGSNLLISDEGFRGLVIKIENRGISYVNNMVTAFAGEIWDEFVANTVSRGFGGLENLSAIPGTVGATAVQNIGAYGSDVSSVIESVRVFDTSNLEFVVFSNSDCGFDYRDSIFKHQKGRFIVVSVTFKLEKNKKVDIGYKDLAEYFSKKGFGVDSSDVGNSGADEKIPSILEVRNAVIEIRGNKLPDWKMWGTAGSFFKNPIIKTKQYDDLKKKFPDLPGFVEPNGMIKIPLGWILDKICNFKGQFFGHVGVYEKQALVIVTRPGASSTEVVELTKKMQDKVKEKTGLIIEAEVEWVN, encoded by the coding sequence ATGACTATTCAGGAAAACATTCCGCTTGCACAGTATACAACGTTCAAAATTGGCGGATTAGCTAGATATTTTTGTGTGGTTACAAATGAGACAGAACTTATTGAAGCTGTAAAATTTGCTAAAAGTAAAAAGTTGCACGTATTTATTTTGGGTGGAGGTTCAAATTTGTTGATTTCAGATGAAGGTTTTCGTGGTTTGGTTATAAAGATAGAAAATCGTGGCATTTCTTACGTAAATAATATGGTTACAGCATTTGCTGGTGAGATCTGGGATGAATTTGTTGCAAATACAGTCAGTCGTGGTTTTGGCGGTTTAGAAAATCTTTCTGCTATCCCTGGGACTGTAGGTGCTACCGCTGTACAAAATATTGGAGCTTATGGCTCGGATGTTTCCAGTGTTATTGAATCGGTTAGGGTTTTTGATACTAGTAATTTGGAATTTGTAGTTTTTTCAAATTCTGATTGCGGTTTTGATTATAGAGATAGTATATTCAAACATCAGAAAGGTCGCTTCATCGTAGTTAGTGTTACTTTCAAACTTGAAAAGAATAAGAAAGTAGATATTGGCTACAAGGATTTGGCGGAATATTTTTCTAAAAAAGGCTTTGGTGTAGATAGTTCCGATGTGGGCAACTCTGGTGCGGATGAAAAAATCCCTTCAATTTTAGAAGTTCGTAATGCGGTTATTGAAATACGTGGTAATAAATTGCCTGATTGGAAAATGTGGGGGACAGCAGGTTCATTTTTCAAAAATCCGATAATTAAAACTAAACAATATGACGATTTGAAAAAGAAATTTCCAGATTTGCCAGGTTTTGTAGAACCAAATGGAATGATTAAGATCCCTCTTGGTTGGATTTTGGATAAGATATGTAATTTTAAGGGACAATTTTTTGGTCACGTTGGTGTCTATGAAAAACAAGCTTTGGTTATTGTGACCAGGCCTGGTGCAAGTTCTACTGAAGTCGTAGAACTTACTAAAAAAATGCAAGATAAAGTCAAAGAAAAAACTGGTTTGATAATAGAAGCAGAGGTTGAGTGGGTCAATTGA
- a CDS encoding GIY-YIG nuclease family protein, with product MNKVYYVYILTNDKNGTLYIGVTNDLRRRLHEHKNNLVKGFTEKYSIHKLVWYECTNSIDSAIQREKQLKKWNRRWKIRLIEETNPIWKDLSSNDL from the coding sequence ATGAATAAGGTATATTATGTTTATATATTAACAAATGATAAGAATGGTACTTTATATATAGGTGTTACTAATGATCTTAGAAGAAGATTGCATGAACACAAGAATAACCTAGTAAAAGGATTTACAGAGAAATATAGTATTCACAAATTAGTTTGGTACGAGTGTACTAATAGTATTGATTCTGCAATACAAAGAGAGAAACAGCTTAAAAAGTGGAATCGTAGATGGAAGATTAGATTGATTGAAGAAACTAATCCAATTTGGAAAGATTTATCCAGTAATGATCTATAG
- a CDS encoding ABC transporter permease: MTTNSSITVIRPKKLFHFSDLKELWQYRELLYFFTWRDLKVRYKQTAIGVAWAIFQPFVTMVIFSVFFGGLAKIPSDGVPYPIFVYVGLLFWQFFSGALSETSTTLVTNQAIITKVYFPRLILPISSVMTKLVDFIIASVILIGLMFYYGYVPHLAGLFIVPLLLIITFMASVGGGLFLAAINVKYRDVRYALPFFIQILMFVTPVIYPASIAGKYSTILALNPMMGVIQNARAALLGTAPINWMLLGISFIACVILLFVGIYVFKKVERYFADIV, translated from the coding sequence ATGACAACGAATTCTTCAATTACAGTCATAAGACCAAAAAAATTATTCCATTTCTCTGATCTAAAAGAGCTGTGGCAGTATCGTGAATTACTTTATTTCTTTACTTGGAGAGATCTCAAAGTCCGATACAAACAAACTGCTATCGGTGTTGCTTGGGCTATTTTCCAACCATTCGTAACAATGGTTATCTTTTCAGTCTTCTTCGGTGGACTAGCAAAAATCCCTTCTGACGGAGTACCCTACCCTATATTCGTTTATGTCGGACTTCTATTTTGGCAATTCTTCTCCGGTGCTCTTTCCGAAACAAGTACTACTTTAGTAACCAATCAAGCCATCATCACCAAAGTTTATTTTCCAAGACTCATCCTCCCCATTTCTTCAGTTATGACAAAGCTGGTTGATTTTATTATTGCTTCAGTAATATTGATTGGCCTGATGTTCTACTATGGGTACGTTCCTCATCTAGCCGGTCTTTTCATTGTTCCACTACTACTTATTATCACTTTCATGGCATCAGTTGGTGGCGGACTATTCCTAGCCGCTATCAACGTCAAATACCGCGACGTTAGATACGCCCTTCCCTTTTTCATCCAAATTCTTATGTTTGTAACGCCAGTTATTTACCCCGCTAGTATTGCTGGCAAATATTCAACAATTTTAGCTCTAAACCCAATGATGGGAGTCATCCAAAATGCTCGTGCAGCCTTACTCGGTACAGCACCCATCAACTGGATGTTATTGGGTATTTCATTCATTGCTTGTGTAATACTTTTATTCGTAGGAATTTATGTTTTCAAGAAAGTTGAAAGATATTTCGCAGATATTGTTTAA
- a CDS encoding FkbM family methyltransferase, producing MKNKIKKILFERPYSESIKILRQYLTGKFINLTVIKSLKDLESDRKQLIFYNKYIGKNKLIFDIGANIGDKTNLFLKLGCKVIAVEPQSDLANRLRIKYTNNKNVAVERCGIGKEDGEAEINISTKYPGFSSFIKTWQQGTKYHTFEKTEKVKITTLDKLISKYGIPYFCKIDVEGFEYEVLSGLSKKIPLINFEFHTDDKQHTERCVSKLQSIGFTEFNFVIAADSKMASLYWLNAEHLLSEIEKKHANNQPIYYGDVYAK from the coding sequence ATGAAAAATAAAATTAAAAAAATATTATTTGAACGACCATATTCAGAAAGTATAAAAATACTAAGACAATATCTGACTGGTAAATTTATAAACTTGACGGTAATCAAATCATTAAAAGACTTGGAATCGGATAGGAAGCAACTTATATTTTACAACAAATACATCGGCAAAAATAAACTTATTTTTGATATCGGAGCCAATATTGGTGACAAAACTAATCTATTTTTAAAATTAGGATGCAAGGTTATTGCAGTAGAACCACAATCTGATTTGGCCAACCGCCTCAGAATAAAATATACAAATAATAAAAATGTGGCGGTTGAGCGATGTGGTATTGGCAAAGAAGATGGTGAGGCTGAAATCAACATTTCTACGAAATATCCAGGGTTTTCTAGTTTTATCAAGACATGGCAACAAGGAACAAAATATCACACATTCGAGAAAACCGAAAAAGTTAAGATAACAACGTTAGACAAACTTATCTCCAAATATGGCATACCATATTTTTGCAAAATAGACGTTGAGGGATTTGAGTATGAAGTACTATCAGGTTTATCAAAAAAAATCCCGCTTATAAATTTTGAATTCCACACTGACGACAAACAGCACACCGAGCGATGTGTATCTAAATTACAGTCAATAGGTTTTACGGAATTCAATTTTGTAATTGCAGCAGACTCTAAAATGGCATCACTGTATTGGCTTAATGCTGAACACTTGTTATCTGAAATAGAAAAAAAACATGCAAACAATCAACCAATTTATTACGGGGACGTATACGCTAAATAA
- a CDS encoding alpha-1,2-fucosyltransferase: MIITAFKGQLGNQLFQYAAARKFAHDSHTEIKLDLRSYVNVMDALKIRFFNIKDVVATESECKKLKNKDFLYYLERLIPYYRRRFVWEKNWAFDKNLIGIKRKNMYIRGIFQSPKYFEGIEDILREEFKLKQSIDLKYKDEINAITNTNSVSIHIRRGDIMLGNVKFEKPTTSVDYYEKAVDYISKNTSNPHYFVFSDDIKWAKENLNFINPVTFVSRKEITDYEELSIMSRCKHNIIGNSTFSWWGAWLNANPNKIVINPKKWFIDPVMNAEYTKHLILKSWITI, encoded by the coding sequence ATGATTATCACTGCTTTCAAAGGTCAATTAGGAAATCAATTGTTTCAGTACGCTGCTGCACGAAAATTTGCACATGACAGTCACACAGAAATCAAGCTCGATCTTAGGAGTTACGTCAACGTAATGGACGCTCTTAAAATTAGATTCTTTAATATCAAAGATGTTGTCGCAACCGAGAGTGAATGCAAAAAACTAAAAAATAAAGATTTTCTATACTACCTCGAACGATTAATACCCTATTACAGGAGAAGATTTGTCTGGGAAAAAAACTGGGCTTTTGATAAAAACCTTATCGGTATTAAGAGAAAAAATATGTACATACGTGGAATTTTTCAAAGTCCAAAATATTTTGAAGGAATAGAAGACATTCTCAGGGAAGAATTCAAATTAAAACAGTCTATAGATCTCAAATACAAAGACGAGATTAACGCCATAACAAATACCAACTCTGTTTCTATCCACATTAGAAGGGGTGACATCATGTTGGGAAATGTGAAATTTGAAAAACCAACAACTTCAGTTGATTACTACGAAAAAGCTGTTGATTATATCTCTAAAAATACGAGTAACCCGCATTATTTTGTTTTTTCTGACGATATTAAGTGGGCAAAAGAAAATCTAAATTTTATTAATCCAGTAACTTTTGTATCTAGAAAAGAAATAACTGACTATGAAGAGCTGTCGATAATGAGTAGATGTAAACACAACATTATTGGCAATAGTACATTTAGTTGGTGGGGTGCATGGTTGAATGCCAACCCTAACAAAATCGTAATCAATCCAAAAAAATGGTTTATCGACCCAGTCATGAATGCGGAATATACCAAACATCTAATATTGAAATCGTGGATAACAATCTAA
- a CDS encoding O-antigen ligase family protein — protein sequence MMYDTLTFTNINLLKNMPLKKIVHGITVASLFLLPLFALFPIPHTPFEVSNLFFFPFITGKAFYFRLMVEVAFAGWLILTFIDAKYRPKLTPLTIGVTLFTVIAFLADILGVNPLRSLWSNFERMEGWITIVHLWALFMVTTNVFGSGEEGKRMWHRWLNMSLAVALVTAFYGLAQYFGWAEIHQGSTRLDASLGNSAYMAVYMLIHAFIAAYMYFVAKAKKIVNADFLKWFYPIISLLFAFLVFQTQTRGTILGLIGGILLALGLYALLAKNESSKSRGIAVGVIAVIILIGVIFWTNRNSSFVQNSQLLNRMASISWSEAKGQARNYIWPLAIKGAMERPILGWGQENFNYIFNANYNPAMYTQEQWFDRAHSVFIDWLVAGGFVGVIAYLALYVLLLMAVWKSSMTIAEKSVLTGLTAGYFIHNIFVFDNLASYVLFFTVLGFANSQTRSEHRTLFGKNTVSKDAVEYVVAPIVIVCLVGVLYFFQYRLVQANTRLITALVSCSGSGQPDATLYEKALDVNVYGANQEIREQILSCAGRVIPSQQLAGPIRQAFFSTAMNEIQAQIKATPKDTRIYTLGGSFLNSIGQFNEALPLLEKAHELSPAKQSISFELATDYLNLEKADKAVILLKQVYETTPDFYQAKSSYATALVLSGKETEARKIFSDDLGIFNTAQMAKAFVMLKQYSKAITIYRGLIKANPKDVDLRAQLAQIQYMAGQIYEAVATLRDIEKSNPELKAQIDATIKQIQK from the coding sequence ATGATGTACGATACCCTTACTTTTACTAATATCAATTTACTCAAAAATATGCCCCTCAAGAAAATAGTTCATGGTATAACGGTCGCTTCTTTATTCCTTTTGCCGCTTTTTGCTCTATTTCCAATACCTCATACTCCGTTTGAAGTATCTAACCTTTTCTTTTTCCCATTCATTACCGGTAAAGCTTTCTATTTCAGATTGATGGTTGAGGTCGCTTTCGCAGGATGGCTTATCTTAACTTTTATTGATGCAAAATATAGACCAAAATTAACACCACTTACTATTGGTGTAACTTTGTTTACCGTTATCGCTTTTCTTGCGGATATTCTCGGGGTCAATCCTCTTCGCAGTCTTTGGTCAAACTTTGAACGTATGGAAGGTTGGATAACAATAGTTCATTTGTGGGCATTGTTCATGGTAACTACAAATGTCTTTGGTTCTGGAGAAGAAGGTAAGAGAATGTGGCATCGTTGGTTGAATATGTCTCTTGCTGTTGCTTTGGTCACTGCCTTTTATGGATTGGCTCAATATTTTGGTTGGGCAGAGATTCACCAAGGTAGTACACGTTTGGACGCTTCTCTTGGTAACTCAGCATATATGGCAGTTTATATGCTGATCCATGCTTTCATCGCTGCTTATATGTATTTTGTTGCTAAGGCAAAAAAGATTGTCAATGCTGATTTTTTGAAATGGTTTTATCCTATAATTTCTTTATTGTTTGCTTTCCTTGTATTCCAAACACAGACTCGCGGTACTATTCTAGGACTCATCGGAGGAATTCTCTTGGCTCTTGGTCTATATGCTTTGCTCGCCAAAAATGAATCAAGTAAATCTCGCGGTATTGCGGTAGGAGTTATAGCTGTCATCATCTTGATCGGTGTTATCTTCTGGACGAATCGCAATTCTTCTTTTGTTCAAAATAGTCAATTGCTCAATCGTATGGCTAGTATTTCTTGGTCAGAAGCCAAGGGTCAAGCTCGTAATTACATTTGGCCATTAGCTATAAAAGGTGCAATGGAAAGACCAATTCTCGGTTGGGGACAAGAAAACTTCAACTATATATTCAATGCCAATTACAATCCGGCAATGTACACCCAGGAACAATGGTTTGACCGTGCTCACAGTGTGTTCATAGATTGGTTGGTTGCAGGTGGTTTTGTAGGTGTTATTGCATATCTTGCATTGTATGTACTATTACTTATGGCAGTCTGGAAATCTTCCATGACCATTGCAGAAAAGAGTGTTCTTACAGGACTTACGGCTGGATATTTTATCCACAATATCTTCGTCTTTGATAACTTGGCTAGTTACGTTCTATTCTTTACTGTTTTAGGTTTTGCCAATTCACAAACTAGAAGTGAACATCGTACATTATTTGGTAAAAATACAGTTAGCAAAGATGCTGTTGAATATGTAGTCGCTCCGATAGTTATAGTTTGTCTGGTTGGTGTATTGTATTTCTTCCAATATCGTTTGGTACAAGCCAATACACGTCTTATTACTGCTCTGGTTTCTTGTTCAGGAAGCGGTCAGCCAGATGCGACTTTGTATGAGAAAGCTTTGGATGTAAATGTTTACGGTGCCAACCAAGAGATTCGCGAGCAGATACTTAGTTGTGCTGGTAGAGTTATTCCTTCTCAACAACTTGCAGGTCCTATCCGACAAGCTTTCTTTTCTACAGCAATGAATGAGATCCAAGCTCAGATAAAAGCTACTCCTAAAGATACTCGTATTTATACTTTAGGTGGTTCATTCTTGAATAGTATAGGACAATTCAATGAAGCTTTACCTCTTCTTGAAAAAGCTCATGAATTATCACCAGCAAAGCAATCAATCTCCTTTGAGTTGGCAACTGATTATTTGAATCTTGAAAAAGCCGATAAAGCTGTCATCTTACTAAAGCAGGTTTATGAAACCACTCCAGATTTTTATCAAGCAAAATCTTCTTATGCTACAGCCTTGGTTCTTTCTGGAAAAGAGACAGAGGCTAGAAAGATATTTAGCGATGATTTGGGAATCTTCAACACCGCTCAGATGGCAAAGGCTTTTGTGATGCTCAAACAATATTCCAAAGCTATTACAATATATAGAGGTTTGATAAAGGCTAATCCAAAAGATGTAGATCTCCGTGCTCAATTGGCCCAGATACAATATATGGCAGGTCAGATTTATGAAGCAGTTGCAACTTTGCGTGATATAGAAAAGAGTAATCCAGAATTGAAAGCTCAAATTGACGCTACTATAAAGCAGATACAAAAATAG
- a CDS encoding FkbM family methyltransferase has product MKLIQDTKKLIKSMARKFLGLDLSLRKIIMTSDFIEQKKLLRDTNTKIIFDVGANVGQTTQKYRKLFPKSKIFGFEPFKDVFKIYSNNTDGDKMTLRNNIALSNHTGTASFYSNECHYTNSLLPFDDKYSGKENLKSKSQIQIITNTLDNFCDKNNLNHINILKIDVQGGEMLVLEGAKEMLSKKAIDLIYSEVEFVAIYKNQPLFKDIEKFLAQYDYHFYKNFNLYYDKDNVLISGDAIFIRTELIK; this is encoded by the coding sequence ATGAAACTGATACAAGATACAAAGAAATTAATAAAATCTATGGCAAGAAAATTTCTTGGTCTTGATTTAAGCCTAAGGAAAATAATAATGACTTCAGATTTCATTGAACAAAAAAAATTATTACGAGATACCAATACTAAAATTATTTTTGACGTCGGAGCAAATGTAGGTCAGACAACACAAAAATATCGTAAACTATTTCCAAAAAGTAAAATATTTGGTTTCGAACCATTCAAGGATGTTTTTAAAATATATTCAAACAATACTGACGGCGACAAAATGACACTACGAAACAATATCGCCCTTTCAAATCACACCGGAACAGCATCTTTTTATTCTAACGAATGTCACTATACCAATTCCCTCTTACCTTTCGACGATAAATACAGCGGTAAAGAAAATTTGAAATCAAAATCACAAATTCAGATTATTACAAATACTCTCGACAATTTTTGTGATAAGAATAATTTGAATCATATAAACATTCTCAAAATAGATGTTCAGGGTGGAGAAATGTTGGTCCTTGAAGGTGCAAAAGAGATGCTTTCAAAAAAAGCTATTGATCTTATATACTCTGAAGTTGAATTTGTAGCTATTTACAAAAACCAACCATTATTCAAAGACATAGAGAAATTCTTAGCTCAATATGATTACCATTTTTATAAAAATTTCAATCTATACTATGACAAAGATAATGTATTAATCTCTGGGGATGCAATTTTTATCAGAACAGAACTAATAAAATAA
- a CDS encoding helix-turn-helix domain-containing protein, producing MAEEIKPNSVYTTSETQDILRISESTVKRLLKKGLLRANKVGGQYRILGKEILRVLSPEIEQEAVKSYLSLKKKVVNKINKW from the coding sequence ATGGCAGAAGAAATCAAACCAAACAGTGTATATACAACCTCTGAGACTCAAGACATTTTGAGGATCAGTGAAAGTACGGTCAAACGCCTTCTAAAAAAAGGTTTGCTCCGTGCCAATAAAGTTGGTGGACAGTACCGCATCCTTGGCAAAGAAATCCTACGTGTCCTCTCCCCCGAAATAGAACAAGAAGCTGTGAAGTCTTATCTTTCACTAAAAAAGAAAGTCGTTAATAAGATAAACAAATGGTAA
- a CDS encoding FkbM family methyltransferase — MRYYSQYNQDKFLDENVFKQFKNGVFLEMGADDGVVGSNTLFFERERGWSGLCIEPRKSAYEKLVKNRHCQTTNIAISSNKATTKKFIEAPGDMGQISGLVETFDKRYLDRLQKEASERGVTTTTIDVQTMTINDVLEKFRLSHIDYFSLDTEGGELEILQSIDFGRFHIECISVENPFEDKRLNNFLSNKGYKKLTRIKIDDIFILKKSIFNTYKEPLKNKYEVIMKKIKRSIKRLIGYKS; from the coding sequence ATGAGATACTATAGCCAATACAATCAGGATAAATTTCTCGATGAAAATGTATTCAAACAATTCAAAAATGGAGTATTTCTGGAGATGGGTGCAGATGACGGAGTGGTTGGTAGCAATACTCTTTTCTTTGAACGCGAAAGGGGTTGGTCAGGTTTATGTATAGAACCAAGAAAGTCCGCCTACGAAAAACTTGTAAAAAACCGCCACTGTCAGACAACAAACATAGCTATCTCTTCGAATAAAGCTACTACAAAAAAATTTATTGAAGCGCCTGGAGATATGGGTCAGATTTCTGGATTAGTTGAAACCTTTGATAAACGATACCTTGACAGGCTACAAAAAGAAGCATCAGAACGTGGAGTTACAACTACCACAATAGATGTTCAAACAATGACAATCAACGATGTCCTAGAAAAATTCAGGCTTTCCCATATAGACTACTTCAGTTTAGATACTGAAGGTGGCGAACTAGAAATATTACAATCAATTGATTTTGGTCGCTTCCATATTGAATGTATCTCTGTTGAAAATCCATTTGAAGATAAACGTCTAAATAATTTTTTGTCTAATAAAGGATACAAGAAACTAACTAGAATCAAAATCGATGATATTTTCATATTAAAAAAATCTATTTTCAATACATACAAAGAACCACTAAAAAATAAATACGAAGTAATAATGAAGAAAATCAAGAGGTCTATAAAAAGATTGATTGGGTACAAATCATAA
- a CDS encoding ABC transporter ATP-binding protein, protein MEPIIEVRNISKKYKINHERGGYIALRDVMMNIIKQPLSYLKTKAKSVAGLEKKEDFWALKDVNFTVNKGEVIGIIGKNGAGKSTLLKILSQITPPTEGEIILRGKVGSLLEVGTGFHPELTGRENIFLNGAILGMTQKEIAKKFDQIVGFAGIEKFLDTPVKYYSSGMYVRLAFSVAAHMEPDILIIDEVLAVGDAEFQKKCLGKIEEVTHQDGRTIIFVSHNLDAIERLCTKTVLLKKGELIKFGKTSEVINYYLQSERTLDSITEYPINNNPEGQITRVVILDKDNQSQTQIPVGEKFFIEIELDVRKKLENKLIVLHFYYHGDLILVSTEGDANGKHRDYEVGKYKTRVEIPSSLFQIGNISVVISFKHFNEGKSGVDIVKDINFEITNKNNPRQAIFGDNHWGKIATILKYETQPITQNEK, encoded by the coding sequence ATGGAACCTATCATTGAAGTAAGAAATATAAGTAAAAAATATAAGATAAACCATGAGCGTGGTGGTTATATTGCTTTGCGTGACGTCATGATGAATATAATCAAGCAACCTCTTTCTTATCTAAAAACAAAAGCCAAATCAGTTGCTGGTTTAGAAAAGAAAGAAGATTTCTGGGCACTCAAAGATGTTAACTTCACCGTAAATAAAGGCGAGGTTATAGGTATCATCGGTAAAAATGGTGCCGGCAAATCAACTCTTTTGAAAATTCTTTCTCAAATCACCCCACCAACCGAAGGAGAAATAATCCTTCGTGGTAAAGTCGGTAGTCTCCTAGAAGTTGGAACCGGTTTCCATCCAGAACTTACCGGCCGCGAGAATATTTTTCTCAACGGTGCCATTCTAGGTATGACCCAAAAAGAAATAGCCAAGAAATTTGATCAAATCGTCGGATTTGCTGGCATTGAAAAATTCTTGGATACACCCGTAAAATATTACTCCAGTGGCATGTACGTTCGCCTCGCCTTCTCCGTTGCCGCCCACATGGAACCAGATATTTTGATCATTGACGAAGTCTTGGCCGTTGGTGACGCCGAATTCCAAAAGAAATGTTTGGGTAAGATAGAGGAGGTAACGCATCAGGATGGAAGGACGATCATTTTCGTGAGCCATAATTTAGATGCGATTGAAAGATTGTGTACCAAAACTGTTTTACTTAAAAAAGGTGAGCTTATTAAATTTGGCAAAACCTCAGAAGTTATCAACTACTATCTACAATCAGAAAGAACTCTTGATTCTATTACAGAATATCCTATCAACAATAATCCCGAGGGACAGATCACAAGAGTGGTTATATTAGACAAAGACAATCAATCTCAGACTCAAATACCCGTTGGAGAAAAGTTTTTTATAGAGATAGAATTAGATGTTAGAAAAAAATTAGAAAATAAACTTATTGTACTTCACTTCTATTATCATGGTGATTTGATATTAGTATCTACAGAAGGAGATGCCAATGGAAAACATCGCGATTATGAAGTAGGAAAATATAAAACTCGAGTTGAAATACCGAGTTCCCTATTTCAAATTGGCAATATTTCTGTAGTAATAAGCTTCAAACATTTCAATGAGGGTAAGAGTGGTGTAGATATAGTCAAAGACATCAATTTTGAAATTACAAATAAAAACAATCCAAGACAAGCAATATTCGGAGATAATCATTGGGGTAAAATAGCCACTATTTTAAAATACGAGACTCAACCAATCACACAAAATGAAAAATAA